From the genome of Leptolyngbyaceae cyanobacterium, one region includes:
- a CDS encoding cyclase family protein, with protein sequence MKSVKNLLSGLLIAVLVTIVLVMVHPVKSQQPTLGEIYEVIKSKQFVDLTHAFEPGIPHWKGFPDEKRETIYWYDPGVGKLGTGFWAEYFCHVGQWGTHVDPPAHFVKGLRTVDQLDLKEMIMPLVTIDVHQKVAQNPDYTIAMADVKTWEAKHGLIPAGAFVAMRTDWSKRWPDPAAMQNKDSNGIAHYPGWSMEVLKYLYETRKITASGHETTDTDPGIATSKDDYSLETYILKQNHYQIELLDNLDKVPEAGGLVVVSFPKPKNGSGFPARVFAIF encoded by the coding sequence ATGAAATCGGTTAAAAATCTGCTAAGTGGACTTTTGATAGCAGTTTTAGTAACGATCGTACTCGTTATGGTACATCCGGTAAAGTCCCAGCAACCAACGTTAGGGGAAATTTACGAAGTCATCAAAAGCAAACAATTTGTTGACCTCACCCATGCTTTTGAACCTGGTATTCCCCATTGGAAAGGTTTTCCTGACGAAAAGCGAGAAACTATTTATTGGTACGACCCTGGTGTAGGTAAGCTGGGTACTGGTTTTTGGGCAGAGTATTTTTGCCATGTCGGACAGTGGGGGACTCACGTTGACCCGCCAGCACATTTCGTGAAGGGTCTGCGAACGGTGGATCAGTTGGATTTGAAAGAAATGATTATGCCGCTAGTAACGATCGACGTTCACCAAAAGGTAGCGCAAAATCCAGATTATACGATCGCAATGGCAGATGTAAAAACTTGGGAAGCAAAACACGGCTTAATTCCAGCTGGCGCATTCGTAGCAATGCGAACTGATTGGTCGAAACGTTGGCCCGATCCAGCCGCAATGCAAAATAAAGATAGCAACGGTATTGCCCATTATCCTGGTTGGAGTATGGAGGTACTCAAGTATCTCTACGAAACTCGCAAAATCACTGCTTCCGGTCACGAAACAACAGACACCGACCCTGGTATCGCTACTAGCAAAGATGATTATTCCCTAGAAACTTATATTCTCAAACAAAATCATTATCAAATTGAGTTATTAGATAATTTGGATAAAGTGCCGGAAGCAGGTGGTTTAGTTGTGGTATCTTTTCCTAAACCGAAAAATGGTTCTGGCTTTCCGGCAAGAGTTTTTGCGATTTTTTAA
- a CDS encoding P-II family nitrogen regulator, which yields MKKVEAIIRPFKLDEVKIALVNAGIVGMTVSEVRGFGRQKGQTERYRGSEYTVEFLQKLKIEVVIEDDQLDLVVDKIIAAARTGEIGDGKIFISPVEQVIRIRTGEKNMEAI from the coding sequence TTGAAAAAAGTCGAAGCGATTATTCGCCCTTTCAAACTAGACGAAGTAAAAATCGCGTTAGTCAATGCAGGTATTGTCGGGATGACTGTTTCTGAGGTAAGAGGATTTGGACGCCAGAAAGGTCAAACCGAACGCTATCGCGGTTCCGAATATACCGTTGAGTTTCTCCAAAAACTCAAAATAGAAGTTGTCATCGAAGACGATCAACTGGATTTAGTGGTTGACAAAATCATTGCCGCCGCTCGTACTGGGGAAATCGGTGATGGTAAAATCTTTATTTCGCCCGTCGAACAAGTAATTCGGATTAGAACGGGCGAAAAGAATATGGAAGCTATTTAG
- the rdgB gene encoding RdgB/HAM1 family non-canonical purine NTP pyrophosphatase: MKERPKILVVATGNPGKLKEMQAYLDGLEIELTLKPEELEIDETGDTFMANACLKASQVAQATGEWAIADDSGLSVDALNGVPGLYSARYGKTDTDRIERLLRELGNEENRQAEFVCAIAIARPDGSIALETEGICRGEILHAPRGNGGFGYDPIFYVPNRQQTFAEMAPELKHEVSHRGQAFKALLPHLERMVNG, translated from the coding sequence ATGAAAGAGCGACCGAAAATATTAGTTGTTGCGACGGGAAATCCTGGCAAACTAAAAGAAATGCAAGCGTACCTAGACGGTTTAGAGATTGAATTAACTCTTAAACCAGAAGAATTAGAAATTGATGAAACCGGCGATACCTTTATGGCGAATGCTTGTTTGAAAGCATCCCAGGTAGCACAAGCAACAGGCGAATGGGCGATCGCGGATGATTCCGGTTTATCGGTAGATGCTTTAAATGGTGTACCAGGTCTTTATTCTGCTCGTTATGGCAAGACTGACACCGATCGCATCGAGCGACTACTGAGAGAATTAGGTAATGAAGAAAACCGACAAGCCGAGTTTGTTTGCGCGATCGCGATCGCTCGTCCCGATGGTTCCATTGCTTTGGAAACAGAAGGAATTTGTAGGGGAGAAATCCTTCACGCGCCTCGCGGGAACGGCGGATTTGGTTACGATCCGATTTTTTACGTTCCAAATCGACAACAAACTTTTGCAGAAATGGCACCAGAGTTAAAGCACGAAGTTTCCCATCGCGGACAAGCTTTTAAAGCACTATTACCGCATTTAGAAAGGATGGTTAATGGGTAA